The genomic window AAGACCTCGTCGGTGGAGACGTGGTGGAAGCGGGTCCCGCGGTTCCGGGCGGCTTCCAGCAGGGTAAAAGTACCCACCAGGTTGGTCTGGATGAACGGCGACGGGTCGCGCAGGGAGTTGTCGTTATGGGATTCGGCCGCAAAATGAACCACGGCGTCAACGTCCCGCATGACCTGGTTGACCAGTTCTGCGTCGGCGATGTCGCCCTGGACGAAGGAGCAGCGGTCGCCTCCTAGATCGGCGATGTTGGCGCGGTTTCCCGCGTAGGTCAGCTTGTCGAGGACCACCACCGAGTAGTCGGTTTCCGCTAGGGTCAGCCGGACGAAATTGGAACCGATGAAGCCGGCCCCGCCGGTCACGAGCAACGTAGACATAATGGTCACCATCCTACTTCAGCGGTTGCCTCGAAGCCTGCCACCGTCATCTCCCGCCACGAGCAGCCCAGTAGACCCAAGCTGCCCCGAGGAGCCGCAAGAGCCCCCAAGAGTCCTCAAGAGTCCAGGCGCGCGTGAATCCCCGCCAGGCCACACGGGCGTGCCCTTGGCAGGGGAGGGTGAACAGGGACAACATCTTAACTAAACAACGGAGCCTGGCTGTGCGGGTCTGGCGGGGGAGCCTCGCCGCCTGAGGTGGAACCGGTACGGGGTCCGGGACTAGTGCCAGTGGGTGGTGCACCTCGGTGGCGGACCTTGTGACCACACGATTGCTGGGCCGCGGGCGATTCGTTGAACCGCAGCGGTTGCCCTGGCCCGGCCCGGTGGCCGGTGCGCCTGGTCTCGGGGGATCTGTCGGCGTGGCCCATGTTGTTGGCACCATCCCGGAAGTCGTTGTTATCCACGTGGTGGCGTCGGCACCGGAGCGTGAGGTTGGAAATATCGGTATCTCCTCCCAAAGCCCAGGCGATGACGTGGTGGACGTCGCAGTCAATCCAGGCCCGGTTGCAGTCCGGGTGGGTGCACACCAGCTCGGAAGCGGCCAGGGCAATCTTTTGCCAGAGGCTCGCCGTGCGCCTATTGCGCGCCAGCTCGAGCGGGAAGCCGTGGGGGTCGAGGACGCAGAGGAAGTCGTGCTCAGCGAGCCCCATCCGGAGAAGGTCGAGCGGGCTGACCGAGATACCCGCGGTGGTGGGGAAGCGGCTGTCTCCGGTCATGTTCTCGAGGTCATCCATGGTGAGCGTGACCAGAAGGCCCGCCGCGCCGCCGGTGGACTGGTCCTTGGAGGATAGGTACCGGCGGCAGATATAGCGCAGGTGGTCCACGTTGCGCTCTTGGAAGCTGCGCTTGTCTTCCTGGTCCAGCCCGCTTTCCTTCAAAGCGGCGTTATCCGCGTTGCGGGCGTTCGCCAGGGCGCTCTTGACGAGCGCGGCGGTGGCGGGGTCCAGGTAGCCGCGGACGTGCACGCCGCCGTCGGCGTCCGGGTTGGACAGGGCTAGCCGGCGCTTCTTGTAGGCGGCGTCCTTGTCCTTGGTACCTTCCGGGGTGCGGGCGGCCAAGTTGGCGTTCTTAATCTGCTTGCGCAGCCAGTCCCGCAGCGTGTGCAGCGAGGTATCTTTTGCCTTTTCCAGGGCCTGCTCGCGCAGCTGCTTGTGGCCTGGGGTGGCGTGCTGGTTGAGGTGTTTGAGCTCCGTCTCAATCATCGCCAGCACCTTGGCGCTGGTGGTTTGGCCGTCTTCCAGGAAGCGCTTGCGGCGGCGCTCCTCAGCTTCCCTTTCCGCCTGCGCCCGGCGTTGCGCTTCCGCGTCGGCGGCCTGCTGGCGGGCGCGTTCTTCATCGCTGACAGCCTGGGCGTCGTCGGGCAGGGGAGTCGGTTCCGGTGCGGGCGCGGCCTCCTCGAGAGGGCTGAACAGATCGCGGCCGGTCTCGAGCCGCTCCCGGGCGGTGGCAAAGTCCAGGCCGAGGCGCGCCATGAGGTAGTCGATGGCCTTCGAGGAGCCGACCTGGCGGCCGGCGTCGTCGCGCTCGGCGAGGAAAGCGAAAGCGCCATCGATGACGGTCTTGTTGTTGAAGGCGTATTCGAAGGCCTCGAAGCCGCGGTGGAGGCGTCCGAAGGACAGGTCTTCGGGTTTCTTCATTAGGGAGCGTAACCGCTCCATGGAGCCAGAGATTTCTTTGAGCGTTGCTAGGATTTCGTCGTGCTGGTCAGTCATGGCGGTCACCCCCTAAGGAACCGTCGCGTAGAACCTTTTTTCGCTTACGTGTTCTAGTATAACGATAAAAAAGCCCGTGTCAACAGCAAAAAAGAAAATATGTTCGACTTTACTAAAGTGCCTGTTCGCCAGAGCTGGCTTAGTTTAAGTAGAAACTAAAATCGGCAGCCAACCCAGCCGGCCCAGCCAACCCAGCCGAATCCCAGCGCCAACTACTTCGGGAACCGCGGCAATTCCTGCTCGTTCAGCCATTGGTTCCAGAGGCCCTCCACGTCCGCGACAGAAACATCGGAAGCGCCCTCTTCTGCGTCCTTCACAGCCCCCACCAGAGCCTCCCAGAAGTCCCGCGCGACGACGTTTCCGTGCTGGTTATCGGCGAGGTAGGAGCGGACGAGGGGGAAGAAGGTGGCATCGCCAAGCAGGTGCCGCAGGGAGTGGATGAACAGGGCGCCGCGCTTGTAGACGCGGTCGTCGAACATGTCGCGGGTGCCGGGGTCGGCCAGCAGGAGGTCGTGGGGCTTGCGCGAGAGGACCAAGTAGTGGGAGTGGGCGGCATCGTGGGCCATGGCTTGGCCGGTGTGCTCGCTCCAGAGCCACTCGCAGTAGCAGGCGAAACCTTCGTTGAGCCAGATGTCCTGCCAGCGGCTAAGGCCCACCGCGTTGCCGAACCACTGGTGGGAAAGCTCGTGGAAGATGAGCCGCTCGAAGGCGTGGTCGCCGCGCACGTGGTTGGAGCCAAAGATGGAAATGCCTTGCGCCTCCAGCGGGATTTCCAGCTCGTCTTCGGTGACGACCACGCGGTAGTCGGGGAAGGGGTACGGCCCGAAGGTCTCGGCCAAGAAATCGAGCATC from Corynebacterium confusum includes these protein-coding regions:
- a CDS encoding HNH endonuclease signature motif containing protein translates to MTDQHDEILATLKEISGSMERLRSLMKKPEDLSFGRLHRGFEAFEYAFNNKTVIDGAFAFLAERDDAGRQVGSSKAIDYLMARLGLDFATARERLETGRDLFSPLEEAAPAPEPTPLPDDAQAVSDEERARQQAADAEAQRRAQAEREAEERRRKRFLEDGQTTSAKVLAMIETELKHLNQHATPGHKQLREQALEKAKDTSLHTLRDWLRKQIKNANLAARTPEGTKDKDAAYKKRRLALSNPDADGGVHVRGYLDPATAALVKSALANARNADNAALKESGLDQEDKRSFQERNVDHLRYICRRYLSSKDQSTGGAAGLLVTLTMDDLENMTGDSRFPTTAGISVSPLDLLRMGLAEHDFLCVLDPHGFPLELARNRRTASLWQKIALAASELVCTHPDCNRAWIDCDVHHVIAWALGGDTDISNLTLRCRRHHVDNNDFRDGANNMGHADRSPETRRTGHRAGPGQPLRFNESPAAQQSCGHKVRHRGAPPTGTSPGPRTGSTSGGEAPPPDPHSQAPLFS